A stretch of the Clostridium botulinum genome encodes the following:
- a CDS encoding sodium-dependent transporter: protein MKKEKTRDSFTGKLGFILSCVGAAIGLGNIWMFPYRLGQNGGGAFLIPYIVFVSLLGVTGMISEFAFGRYVGSGPLKGIKLIFKQKSLKGGTILGSLPVISLWGTFIFYSIVVGWILKYFSLSFTNDLKIENISSYFNNFMSSYEALFWLLLAMVLTLIVICMGVSKGIEKLNKLIMPLLFLLFIILTIRSVTLPGALAGIKYLFIPRWESLLKIKTWIMALGQAFFTVSLTGCALVVFASYSGKDVNLSSVAIQTAIFDTIAALLAALMIIPATFAFNLDVTSGPALMFITVPTIFKCLPHGHIFSGIFFLSMIFAAISSSVIMLEGPVEAILSQSKFHRKKVALCIAIVSFLMAMPLCLNINAFTMFSDAITIILSPIGTLIISIVLYYILGKDIALKEINLGRPTKINPKFLFIGKYIFVVVTLIVIILGIVYGGI from the coding sequence ATGAAAAAGGAAAAAACACGTGATTCATTCACAGGTAAACTAGGCTTCATTCTTTCTTGCGTAGGAGCAGCTATAGGACTAGGGAATATATGGATGTTTCCATATAGGCTTGGTCAAAATGGTGGTGGTGCATTCTTGATTCCATATATTGTATTTGTTTCTTTATTAGGAGTAACAGGTATGATTTCAGAATTTGCCTTTGGAAGATATGTTGGAAGCGGTCCTTTAAAAGGCATAAAACTTATATTTAAACAAAAATCTTTAAAAGGCGGTACTATACTCGGCTCTCTTCCAGTTATAAGTTTATGGGGCACTTTTATATTTTATAGTATTGTTGTTGGATGGATATTAAAATATTTCTCCTTAAGTTTTACTAATGATTTAAAAATCGAAAACATATCTTCATATTTTAATAATTTTATGAGTAGTTATGAAGCATTATTTTGGTTATTACTTGCTATGGTACTAACTTTAATTGTTATATGTATGGGAGTATCAAAAGGAATAGAAAAATTAAATAAACTTATAATGCCGTTATTATTTTTGTTATTTATAATATTAACTATAAGAAGTGTTACGCTTCCTGGGGCTTTAGCTGGTATAAAATATTTATTTATTCCTAGATGGGAAAGCTTACTTAAAATTAAGACTTGGATAATGGCACTTGGTCAAGCATTTTTTACAGTATCCCTAACAGGTTGTGCTTTAGTAGTATTCGCAAGTTATTCAGGCAAAGATGTAAATTTATCTTCTGTGGCAATTCAAACAGCTATATTCGATACTATCGCCGCACTACTTGCAGCACTAATGATAATCCCTGCTACATTTGCTTTTAATTTAGATGTTACCTCAGGCCCAGCACTTATGTTTATTACAGTTCCAACTATATTTAAGTGTTTGCCTCATGGTCATATTTTTAGTGGAATCTTTTTCTTAAGTATGATTTTTGCAGCAATATCTTCTTCTGTTATAATGCTTGAAGGTCCTGTAGAAGCTATATTATCTCAAAGTAAATTTCATAGAAAAAAAGTAGCTCTATGTATTGCAATTGTTAGTTTTTTAATGGCTATGCCTCTTTGCCTTAACATTAATGCCTTTACTATGTTTTCTGATGCTATAACAATAATTCTTTCACCAATAGGAACTTTAATAATATCTATAGTTCTATATTATATTCTTGGCAAAGATATAGCCTTAAAAGAAATAAATCTTGGAAGGCCAACAAAAATAAACCCTAAATTTCTATTCATCGGAAAATATATATTTGTAGTAGTAACTCTAATTGTTATAATTTTAGGAATTGTTTATGGCGGTATTTAA
- a CDS encoding DUF1002 domain-containing protein yields the protein MRFKKSISRILVLLFTVSIIASVQVKNAYADAFKVVTLGADLNSKQKEDMLKYFAVNKNEANIIDVTNKEENNYLKDVASKKQIGTKAISCSYVEPSDEGGLKISTHNMYWVTESMIRNALITAGIENANVKASAPFNVSGTAALTGILKGFESSKGGKKIDEKKKKAANEEIVVTGDLGEKIGKDEAASLVNQVKKDVIKEKPKNEEEIKNIVLNVTNSFNKNSDKNLSEEDVQKITSLMNKINGLDLNFKQLKDQLNDVTEKLKGTITSDEARGFFTKLWDSIAEFFSNLFSSHDSKDKSSNYKNEDQQNKDKNSTSTSNKDVTTNSDNTK from the coding sequence ATGAGATTTAAAAAAAGTATAAGTAGAATATTAGTTTTATTATTTACTGTATCTATAATTGCATCAGTACAAGTTAAAAATGCTTATGCAGATGCTTTTAAGGTTGTAACTTTAGGAGCTGATTTAAATAGTAAGCAAAAAGAAGACATGCTTAAATATTTTGCTGTTAATAAAAATGAAGCTAATATAATAGACGTAACAAATAAAGAAGAAAATAATTATTTAAAAGATGTTGCATCTAAAAAGCAAATAGGAACAAAGGCTATATCTTGTTCCTATGTAGAGCCTAGTGATGAAGGTGGTCTTAAAATATCAACACATAATATGTATTGGGTTACTGAAAGTATGATAAGAAATGCATTAATTACTGCTGGAATAGAAAATGCAAATGTTAAAGCATCAGCACCTTTTAATGTATCTGGTACAGCAGCACTTACAGGAATATTAAAAGGATTTGAAAGTAGTAAGGGTGGAAAGAAGATTGATGAGAAGAAGAAGAAGGCTGCTAATGAAGAGATAGTAGTTACAGGAGACTTAGGTGAAAAAATAGGAAAAGATGAAGCTGCAAGTTTAGTAAATCAAGTTAAGAAAGATGTTATTAAAGAAAAACCTAAAAATGAAGAAGAAATAAAAAACATAGTTTTAAATGTTACTAATAGTTTTAACAAAAATTCTGATAAAAATTTAAGTGAAGAGGATGTTCAAAAGATAACATCATTAATGAATAAAATTAATGGATTAGATTTAAATTTTAAGCAATTAAAAGATCAATTAAATGATGTTACAGAAAAGTTAAAAGGAACAATAACAAGTGATGAAGCTAGAGGTTTCTTTACTAAACTATGGGATTCAATAGCAGAGTTCTTTTCAAATCTTTTCTCATCACATGATAGTAAAGACAAGAGTAGTAATTATAAAAATGAAGATCAACAAAATAAAGACAAAAATTCTACATCAACATCTAATAAAGATGTAACTACGAATAGTGATAATACAAAATAA
- a CDS encoding DEAD/DEAH box helicase — protein sequence MNFKELGISEDIIKVLNSQGVTTPTPIQEKSIKLVKDGNDVIAEAQTGTGKTFAFLLPMFENISPNINTIQGLIVTPTRELAIQITEEATKLKKAKDLNILSAYGGKDISSQLNKLKGNIHLIIATPGRLLDHIKRNTINLEKLKTIVLDEADQMLYMGFKNEVEEIMKHTSKKKQTLCFSATMNSQVKKLAYRYMKEPKVISIQSEEVTLKNIKQAVVETTDRRKQDALCKVLDEDNPFMAIIFCRTKRRVDNLEAALHERGYNCKKIHGDLTQSKRERVMKEFKKMDIQYLIATDVAARGLDISGVTHVYSYDIPENAESYIHRIGRTGRAGEEGETCLFIDPKDKRTLDIIEKEIKFTIPRKYINID from the coding sequence ATGAATTTTAAAGAACTAGGAATTAGTGAAGATATAATAAAGGTGTTAAATTCTCAAGGGGTGACAACTCCAACACCAATTCAAGAAAAGAGCATTAAGTTAGTTAAAGATGGAAATGATGTTATAGCAGAGGCACAGACAGGTACAGGTAAGACATTTGCATTTTTATTACCTATGTTTGAAAATATATCACCTAATATAAATACAATTCAAGGACTTATAGTAACTCCGACTAGAGAGCTTGCAATACAAATAACAGAAGAAGCAACCAAGTTAAAAAAGGCTAAAGATTTAAATATATTGTCTGCATATGGAGGAAAAGATATATCATCTCAATTAAATAAGTTAAAAGGAAATATTCATTTAATTATTGCAACACCTGGTAGACTTTTAGATCATATTAAAAGAAATACTATTAATCTTGAAAAACTAAAAACTATAGTGCTAGATGAAGCAGACCAAATGCTTTACATGGGATTTAAAAATGAAGTAGAAGAAATTATGAAACATACATCTAAAAAGAAACAAACACTTTGTTTTTCAGCTACTATGAATTCTCAAGTTAAAAAATTAGCTTATAGATATATGAAAGAACCAAAGGTTATATCTATACAAAGTGAAGAAGTTACATTAAAAAATATTAAGCAAGCGGTTGTTGAAACTACAGATAGAAGAAAACAAGATGCATTATGTAAAGTTTTAGATGAAGATAATCCATTTATGGCTATTATATTTTGTAGAACTAAAAGAAGGGTTGACAATCTTGAAGCTGCACTTCATGAGAGAGGGTATAATTGCAAAAAAATACACGGAGATTTAACTCAATCAAAACGTGAAAGAGTAATGAAGGAATTTAAAAAGATGGATATTCAGTATTTAATAGCTACAGATGTAGCTGCAAGAGGGCTTGACATAAGTGGTGTTACACATGTATATAGTTATGATATTCCTGAAAATGCTGAAAGTTATATTCATCGTATTGGAAGAACTGGAAGAGCTGGTGAAGAGGGAGAGACTTGTTTATTTATAGATCCAAAAGATAAAAGAACATTAGATATTATAGAAAAAGAAATTAAATTTACAATACCTAGAAAATATATAAATATAGACTAA
- a CDS encoding TPM domain-containing protein: protein MRKYKRRLISLLFPVLMIMLFWSIPFQSANAEIKFPVATNLKYVNDYVGILDPNTKEYLVSVGNELETKTGAQSIIVIVNSLEDYDIRDYGNKLFRKWKIGQKEKNNGLLVLVSIKDKKWSVEVGRGLEGAIPDTLSNRIMNDTAIAEFKKGNYNQGLKKAYSVFADIIGKEYGATLEKNENVNFQYSQNEEKRNFIPLGLLGLILIDIIFNKARVIKFILKLLLYNSYFGGGNGGHGGGFGGGSSSGGNFGGFGGGDSGGGGSSGGW, encoded by the coding sequence ATGAGAAAGTATAAAAGAAGGTTAATAAGCTTATTGTTCCCCGTATTAATGATTATGTTATTTTGGAGTATTCCTTTTCAAAGTGCAAATGCAGAAATTAAATTTCCAGTTGCTACAAACTTAAAATATGTAAATGACTATGTAGGTATATTAGATCCCAATACAAAAGAATATTTAGTTTCTGTTGGAAATGAATTAGAGACTAAAACGGGTGCTCAATCTATTATTGTAATAGTAAATTCTCTAGAAGACTATGATATAAGGGATTATGGAAATAAGCTTTTTAGAAAATGGAAAATTGGACAGAAGGAAAAGAACAATGGACTTTTAGTGTTGGTGTCTATAAAAGATAAAAAGTGGTCTGTAGAAGTTGGAAGAGGATTAGAAGGAGCAATACCAGATACTTTAAGTAATAGAATTATGAATGATACTGCTATTGCAGAGTTTAAAAAAGGAAATTATAATCAGGGACTAAAAAAAGCATATTCTGTTTTTGCAGATATTATAGGCAAAGAATATGGAGCAACTTTGGAAAAAAATGAAAACGTAAACTTTCAATATAGTCAAAATGAAGAAAAAAGAAATTTTATTCCTTTAGGTTTATTAGGGTTAATTTTAATAGATATAATTTTTAATAAAGCAAGAGTTATAAAATTTATATTAAAACTTCTACTATACAATTCCTATTTTGGAGGAGGAAACGGTGGTCATGGTGGAGGCTTCGGAGGAGGAAGTTCTAGTGGTGGTAATTTTGGAGGATTTGGAGGAGGTGATAGCGGAGGAGGTGGAAGCTCTGGCGGTTGGTAA
- a CDS encoding DUF2752 domain-containing protein — translation MENSLIKKVLLLVVIYFFFTVYSKITTSICIIRGFIGIPCPACGIIRAYVSLIKRHPLKALYYHPLYILPIIILWFYKFNKDNFHKCLNTCIILGIVVYFIRIYYMFPYKEPMELNHNAILFKIIELMTRSS, via the coding sequence ATGGAGAACAGTTTAATAAAAAAAGTACTGTTGTTAGTAGTTATATATTTTTTCTTTACTGTATATTCTAAAATTACTACTAGTATATGTATTATAAGAGGATTTATAGGAATACCTTGTCCGGCTTGTGGCATAATAAGGGCATATGTCAGTTTGATAAAAAGACATCCATTAAAAGCATTATATTATCATCCATTATATATATTACCTATAATTATTCTATGGTTTTATAAGTTTAATAAGGATAATTTTCATAAGTGTTTAAACACATGTATAATTTTAGGAATTGTGGTTTATTTTATAAGAATATACTATATGTTTCCGTATAAGGAACCAATGGAATTAAATCACAATGCAATATTATTTAAAATTATAGAATTAATGACAAGATCATCTTGA
- a CDS encoding DUF1835 domain-containing protein: MNNVIHMCFSASASGSLKVALKQNIIKGNRVIPFYDNLSEGKIGDLKNLEDRIEWYKNIDCEEDISKQDVYQYKRDYERYRKKVSKLTDNDIIYIWYGECSTDICGMMYVLELLKDKLPKIYLINVSNLIEENQYHAFITRSVSEIMSEDMNKYIEFKKILDKDTYKYILEEWGVLKKENTMLRIFENGKVKSANKDYFDLDILKNTDKNLKRAARTVGNVLGFSNQNISDDYIFWRVRELINLGYIEYTGEFGIMRKMEIKITNKGLDRLSNDEYAMEFWRKREDEIEKETEYLRAFAAEAALKEKLNIARNLLDVLDIKVIAEKTGLTIGQVKNLKVDI; this comes from the coding sequence ATGAACAATGTGATTCATATGTGTTTTTCAGCATCTGCAAGTGGAAGTTTAAAAGTTGCACTTAAACAAAATATAATCAAAGGTAATAGAGTTATACCTTTTTATGACAATCTTTCAGAAGGAAAGATTGGTGATCTTAAAAATTTAGAGGATAGAATTGAATGGTATAAAAACATTGATTGTGAAGAAGATATTTCTAAACAAGATGTGTATCAATATAAAAGAGATTATGAAAGATATCGTAAAAAAGTTTCAAAGCTAACTGATAACGATATTATTTATATTTGGTATGGAGAGTGTAGCACAGATATTTGTGGAATGATGTATGTATTAGAGTTGCTAAAAGATAAGTTACCTAAAATCTATCTTATTAATGTATCAAATTTAATCGAAGAAAATCAGTATCATGCATTTATAACAAGAAGCGTTTCAGAAATTATGTCAGAAGATATGAACAAATATATTGAGTTTAAAAAAATTCTAGATAAAGATACATATAAATATATTTTAGAAGAATGGGGAGTTTTGAAGAAGGAAAATACAATGCTTCGTATCTTTGAAAATGGAAAAGTAAAAAGTGCTAATAAAGATTATTTTGATTTAGATATATTAAAGAATACAGATAAGAACTTAAAAAGAGCCGCAAGGACCGTAGGAAATGTATTAGGGTTTAGTAATCAAAATATATCAGATGATTATATATTTTGGAGAGTCAGAGAACTTATTAATCTTGGATATATAGAATATACAGGTGAATTTGGGATTATGAGAAAAATGGAAATTAAGATAACAAATAAAGGTTTAGATAGATTAAGCAATGATGAATATGCTATGGAATTTTGGAGAAAAAGAGAAGATGAAATAGAAAAAGAAACTGAATATTTAAGAGCATTTGCAGCTGAAGCAGCATTAAAAGAAAAATTAAATATAGCAAGAAATTTATTAGATGTATTAGATATAAAAGTAATAGCAGAAAAAACAGGACTAACCATAGGACAAGTTAAAAATCTAAAAGTAGATATTTAA
- a CDS encoding LemA family protein produces MKKGLKITLVIIGIILVLVFPIIGGYNKIVTFEQAVLNSQSNIETNLQRRNDLIPNLVNTVKGYAAQEKDIFKDIANARAKLGGAKTINERANADAELSSSLSRLLLVVENYPDLKSNQNFKDLTVALEGTENRINIARQDYNKMVAAYNTTIKRFPNSIISSVFRFQAKEYYKASESAKEVPKVDFSK; encoded by the coding sequence ATGAAAAAAGGATTAAAAATTACGCTAGTAATAATCGGAATAATATTAGTATTAGTCTTCCCGATTATAGGAGGATACAACAAAATAGTAACTTTCGAACAGGCGGTTTTAAATTCTCAATCTAATATAGAGACGAATTTGCAAAGAAGAAATGATTTAATACCTAATCTTGTAAATACTGTAAAAGGATATGCAGCACAAGAAAAAGATATATTTAAAGATATAGCTAATGCAAGAGCAAAACTTGGAGGAGCCAAAACTATTAATGAAAGAGCAAATGCAGATGCAGAACTTTCATCTTCATTATCAAGATTGCTTCTAGTTGTTGAAAATTATCCAGATTTAAAATCCAATCAAAATTTTAAGGACTTAACTGTAGCATTAGAAGGTACAGAAAACAGAATTAATATAGCAAGACAAGATTATAATAAAATGGTAGCAGCTTATAATACAACTATAAAAAGATTTCCAAATTCAATAATTTCAAGTGTGTTTAGATTTCAAGCAAAAGAATATTATAAGGCATCAGAAAGTGCAAAAGAAGTGCCTAAAGTTGATTTTAGTAAATAA
- a CDS encoding methyl-accepting chemotaxis protein, whose protein sequence is MLQGTSTMMYNLFILISLCVLFIYLVSRPIKVVKFITAEKMETISCLVLICIFSIPIILASKYAYTIYDTKTNIRDSIGILSAIIGGPVVGVVVGFIGSIYRYFLGGWTALGCSVSTFLGSTIASIIVYKTKFRPKNIRKKSVAKWMIFTASWEVIHLEFLVPLLGEKSFGEAAIIMSKTLLIPMFCMNMLAILIFLILIKDMIVNDSRLVVQKQKKMIKEIEESEYKIGSVNKKINGVIDELSILSTNLQEDMDNTMISSKSIADTIKEVASRVYGQDEEIKNTAKIIDELSDNISKTVDINNNIIISSNEGKVLNEKGIDAVDFLKSKTSEGDNTISEVGKKIIILNDKIDRIDGIIEAITSISEQTNLLALNAAIEAARAGEYGRGFAVVAEEVKKLSEETSGAAEEVKKLLLDIGTEANNVVESMDGVRIIVEQQDEAVKNTGIIFHDIYKSIKNIIKLIELNKENMNSIDNKKGNLLSLIKNVSDVSENTSAGTQQVNASVQESIQSMEKISDIVQRLNNMIIDLKHINN, encoded by the coding sequence ATGTTACAAGGAACAAGTACTATGATGTATAATTTATTTATACTTATTTCATTATGTGTTTTGTTTATTTATCTTGTAAGTAGACCGATTAAAGTAGTGAAATTTATTACAGCCGAAAAAATGGAGACTATATCATGCTTGGTTTTAATATGTATATTTAGTATTCCAATAATATTAGCATCTAAATATGCATATACCATATATGATACAAAAACAAACATAAGAGATTCCATAGGAATACTAAGTGCAATAATAGGGGGTCCGGTTGTAGGTGTAGTTGTTGGATTTATTGGAAGCATATATAGATATTTTTTAGGAGGCTGGACAGCACTAGGATGTTCAGTATCTACTTTTTTAGGTTCTACAATAGCTTCTATTATAGTGTATAAAACTAAATTCAGACCTAAAAATATTAGAAAGAAAAGTGTAGCTAAATGGATGATTTTTACTGCTTCATGGGAAGTTATTCATTTAGAATTTTTAGTTCCTTTATTAGGTGAAAAAAGTTTTGGAGAAGCAGCAATAATAATGTCAAAAACTTTGCTTATACCTATGTTTTGCATGAATATGCTGGCTATCCTTATATTTTTAATATTAATAAAAGATATGATTGTAAATGATAGTAGACTTGTAGTTCAAAAACAGAAAAAAATGATAAAAGAAATTGAAGAATCAGAATATAAAATAGGAAGTGTAAATAAAAAGATAAATGGAGTAATTGATGAGTTATCTATACTTTCAACAAATTTACAGGAAGATATGGATAATACTATGATATCTAGTAAAAGTATTGCAGATACAATAAAGGAAGTTGCAAGTAGAGTATATGGACAAGACGAAGAAATAAAGAATACAGCAAAAATTATAGATGAACTATCAGATAATATAAGTAAAACAGTAGATATTAATAATAATATAATAATATCTTCAAATGAAGGTAAAGTGCTTAATGAAAAGGGAATAGATGCTGTTGACTTTTTAAAAAGTAAAACTTCAGAGGGTGATAATACTATATCGGAAGTAGGAAAGAAAATAATAATTTTAAATGATAAAATAGATAGAATTGATGGTATAATCGAAGCTATAACTAGTATATCTGAACAAACTAATCTTTTAGCATTAAATGCTGCAATCGAAGCTGCTAGGGCAGGAGAATATGGAAGAGGCTTTGCTGTTGTAGCGGAAGAAGTCAAAAAATTGTCTGAAGAAACATCGGGTGCAGCGGAAGAAGTTAAAAAATTATTGTTAGATATAGGAACAGAAGCAAACAATGTAGTTGAATCAATGGATGGGGTTAGGATTATAGTTGAACAACAAGATGAAGCTGTAAAAAATACAGGAATTATATTTCATGATATATATAAGTCTATAAAAAATATTATAAAACTTATAGAATTAAATAAAGAAAATATGAATTCTATTGACAATAAAAAAGGTAATTTATTAAGTTTGATTAAGAATGTATCTGATGTATCAGAAAATACTTCAGCTGGAACTCAGCAGGTGAATGCATCTGTTCAAGAGAGTATACAGTCTATGGAAAAAATTTCAGATATAGTTCAAAGATTGAATAATATGATAATAGATCTTAAACATATAAATAATTAA
- a CDS encoding DUF4234 domain-containing protein, translating into MRGNIRSVFEVIFLPIITCGIYSFYWIYVTTNELNDYINDGDTSGGMVLVYGFLTCGIYTLYWYYKIGKRIMTAQQLLGRAGNDDSILYLILAVFALPIIANAIIQSNLNKLWRTV; encoded by the coding sequence ATGAGGGGTAATATAAGAAGTGTATTTGAAGTAATTTTTTTACCTATAATAACATGTGGCATATACAGTTTTTACTGGATATATGTAACTACTAATGAATTAAATGATTATATAAATGATGGAGATACTAGTGGAGGAATGGTGCTAGTGTATGGATTTTTAACATGTGGTATTTATACTTTGTATTGGTATTATAAAATAGGTAAAAGGATTATGACAGCACAACAGTTATTAGGAAGAGCGGGAAATGATGATTCTATATTATATTTAATACTTGCAGTTTTTGCATTACCGATTATAGCTAATGCTATAATTCAATCTAATCTTAATAAACTATGGAGAACAGTTTAA
- a CDS encoding flavodoxin family protein yields the protein MKKVILLSGSPKAEGNSVQVLRECAKVIEANGVEAEVVSIAGMNLKDCMNFEGGYNDEFDEIIDKVKEAQGLIIAAPVYWGTARAEAMTALQRIAMASMKQGNFLSRMVGGPIAVARRGGLTSTIEEMMMFYMINDMIVPGSTYWNIVFGKEPGDALKDEEGMRTIRRFSENVAYLINKMY from the coding sequence ATGAAAAAGGTAATTCTTTTAAGTGGGAGTCCAAAGGCAGAAGGAAATAGTGTTCAAGTTCTTAGAGAGTGTGCAAAAGTTATTGAAGCAAATGGAGTTGAAGCTGAAGTTGTATCTATTGCAGGTATGAATCTTAAGGATTGCATGAACTTTGAAGGTGGATATAACGATGAATTTGATGAAATCATAGATAAGGTTAAAGAAGCACAAGGACTTATTATTGCAGCGCCGGTTTATTGGGGAACAGCTAGAGCTGAAGCTATGACTGCGCTTCAAAGAATAGCAATGGCATCAATGAAACAAGGAAATTTTTTATCAAGAATGGTTGGAGGACCAATAGCAGTTGCAAGACGTGGGGGACTTACATCTACAATTGAAGAAATGATGATGTTTTATATGATAAATGATATGATAGTACCAGGATCAACATATTGGAATATAGTATTTGGTAAAGAACCAGGTGATGCATTAAAAGATGAAGAAGGAATGAGAACAATTAGAAGATTTTCTGAAAATGTGGCATATTTAATTAATAAGATGTATTAA
- a CDS encoding hemoblobin-interacting domain-containing protein produces MYKNKLNTIEPPIINPDNNDNDMEHYIVLTFIPNVDWSKNIEDILVENSIKRQLQSHDFKIYHEEGKIIIYNVKFQENGAPIYQDILQPGNNTISIISNGYKIVKVVQYIKAIQVIEVKNGHGKAITRIEDKGKQNLYCKVISDSNKYNIDTPGKIKIL; encoded by the coding sequence ATGTATAAAAATAAATTAAATACTATAGAACCTCCTATAATTAATCCAGATAATAATGATAATGATATGGAACATTATATAGTATTAACATTTATACCTAATGTTGATTGGTCTAAAAATATAGAGGATATATTAGTAGAAAACAGCATAAAAAGACAACTTCAGTCTCATGATTTTAAGATATACCATGAAGAAGGGAAAATAATAATATATAATGTAAAGTTCCAAGAGAATGGAGCACCAATTTATCAAGATATACTACAACCGGGAAATAATACAATATCTATAATATCTAATGGATATAAAATAGTAAAGGTGGTTCAATATATAAAAGCAATTCAAGTAATTGAAGTTAAGAATGGTCATGGAAAAGCAATTACACGTATAGAGGATAAAGGTAAACAAAACTTATATTGTAAAGTTATAAGTGATTCAAATAAATATAATATAGATACTCCAGGAAAAATAAAAATACTTTAA
- a CDS encoding amino acid permease: MSNSKESGELQRGLKSRHLNMIAMGGAIGTGIFLAMGDTIHQAGAGGALTAYGLIGVMVYFLITSLGEMATYMPISGSFSAYANKFIDPALGFALGWNYWYNWAITIAAEMVAGGLVMRYWFPNVKPVIWSIVFLAIIVGLNVLSSKAFGESEYWFASIKVVTVIIFLLVGLATIVGVIGGDKIGFKNFTANGGPFVGGVKSIFMIFLIAGFAFQGTELVGVAAAESENPEESIPKAISTIFWRILIFYLGTIVVIGAVIPVTQLGVDKSAFTVVFEKAGMAAASSVMNAVILTSILSAGNSGMYASSRMLYAMAREGMAPKVFGKTNSKGVPINAVLLTTLIASICFLTGVFAQSTVYVWLVAASGLAGFIAWIGIAVCHYRFRKAYVAQGLDMDKLKYKAKLYPIGPIIALIMCIIVILGQGFAYIKPEGIDWMGIIAAYIGIPIFVALYLGYKIKHRTRIIELHDIDLSNED, encoded by the coding sequence TTGAGTAACAGTAAAGAAAGTGGAGAATTACAGAGAGGCTTAAAGTCTAGGCATTTAAATATGATTGCCATGGGTGGAGCTATCGGAACAGGAATATTTTTAGCTATGGGAGATACCATTCATCAAGCTGGTGCCGGTGGAGCACTGACTGCTTATGGATTAATTGGTGTTATGGTATATTTTTTAATAACAAGTTTAGGAGAAATGGCAACTTATATGCCAATCTCAGGTTCTTTTAGTGCATATGCAAATAAATTTATTGATCCAGCATTAGGATTTGCACTAGGATGGAATTATTGGTATAACTGGGCTATAACCATTGCGGCTGAAATGGTAGCAGGGGGACTTGTTATGAGATACTGGTTTCCAAATGTAAAGCCAGTAATTTGGAGTATAGTATTTTTAGCTATAATAGTAGGATTAAATGTTTTATCATCAAAAGCATTTGGAGAATCTGAATATTGGTTTGCAAGTATAAAGGTAGTAACAGTTATTATATTTTTATTAGTTGGACTTGCAACTATAGTAGGGGTAATAGGCGGAGACAAAATTGGATTTAAAAACTTTACAGCAAATGGTGGACCATTTGTAGGTGGAGTAAAATCTATATTTATGATTTTCTTAATAGCTGGATTTGCATTTCAAGGTACGGAACTTGTAGGAGTTGCAGCGGCTGAAAGTGAAAATCCAGAAGAAAGTATTCCAAAAGCAATAAGTACAATATTTTGGAGAATATTAATATTTTATTTAGGAACAATTGTAGTAATTGGTGCAGTAATTCCAGTGACACAACTTGGAGTAGATAAGAGTGCTTTCACAGTAGTATTTGAAAAAGCAGGTATGGCAGCAGCATCATCAGTAATGAATGCAGTAATACTTACATCAATATTATCAGCTGGAAATTCAGGAATGTATGCTTCAAGTAGAATGTTATATGCTATGGCCAGAGAAGGCATGGCTCCTAAAGTATTTGGAAAAACAAATTCTAAAGGAGTTCCAATAAATGCAGTTTTATTAACTACACTTATTGCATCTATTTGTTTTTTAACAGGAGTTTTTGCGCAAAGTACTGTGTATGTTTGGTTAGTTGCAGCATCTGGGCTTGCAGGATTTATAGCTTGGATAGGAATTGCAGTATGTCATTACAGATTTAGAAAAGCATATGTTGCACAAGGACTTGATATGGATAAACTAAAGTATAAGGCTAAATTATATCCAATAGGACCTATAATAGCATTAATTATGTGTATTATAGTTATTCTAGGTCAAGGATTTGCTTACATAAAGCCAGAAGGAATAGACTGGATGGGTATAATTGCCGCATATATAGGAATTCCAATATTTGTTGCTTTGTACTTAGGATATAAAATTAAGCATAGAACACGTATTATAGAATTACATGATATAGATTTAAGTAATGAAGATTAA